CACAATCGCCAGCCGGACGCGGTCCGGCAGGTGGCGCAGCAGATACAGCCAGCCAGTGAAGCGCTTCGGGAAGTGGATGCTGAAGCGCCCCGCCGCCAGCCCGCGCATGATGGCCTGCGCGGCCTGTTCCGGTGTCTGGATCGCCGGCATCGGGAACTCGTTCTTTGCCGTCAGCGGCGTCTGCACAAAGCCTGGGTTGACCAGATACACGTCCACACCGTCGCCGCGCAGATCGCTGTGCAGCAGCTCTGCCAGATTGATCAGCGCCGCCTTGGTCGGGCCGTACACCGTCGCATTGGGCAGCCCCATCAGCCCGGCCACGCTCGCCACCAGCACCAGCGCGCCGGTGCCGCCCGCACGCAGATCGGGAATCACCCGCTCCAGCCCGTGATACACGCTACGCAGGTTAACGTCGACGATTTGCGACATCTGCCGATCATCAATCTCCCAGGCGCGCATCGGCGCGTAGGCGCCCGCACAGAACACCACAACGTCAACGCCGCCCCAGGCAACATTCAGCTTGCCATGCGCGCCGGCCCACTGCCCTTGCTGCGTTGCGTCGAAGGGCAGCACAAGAGCTCTCCCGTTCGAGCCCGCGCTGGCACCGTCCGCCACGCGCTGCAGCGCTTCGACGTTGCGCGCGGAGAGCGCTACCGATGCGCCGCGCGCCATGAGCTGCGCGGCCAGCGCCGCGCCAATGCCACTGGAGGCACCGATCAGCCACACCCGCTGGCCTTGCCAGTCGGCACGACGGCGGTTGGGCGACCGCCACCACGGCCAGCGCGTGGACTGCGCCGTTTGCACCGCGCCCGCGACTGGCGTCGCCGGCGGCGATTCCGCCACAAATTGCCGGTTCATGATCAGCCCGCCTTGCGCAGATGAAAGTGCATCACGTCGGTGCGTCCGCTGTCGAAGCCGGCCTCGCAGTAGGCCAGATACAGGCGCCAGATGCGGATGAAGGCCTCGTCAAAACCCAGCGCCCGCACGCTGCCCAATTGCTGCTCGAACGCATCACGCCAGCGACGCAACGTCTCGGCGTAATCCTTGCCAAACGCGAACGATTCCAGCGTACCAAGCCCCGCCTTGTCGGCCTCGCTGCGAAAGCGCGTCGGCGACGGCAGCATGCCACCGGGGAAGATGAACTGCTGGATGAAGTCAGTACCACGACGGTAGTGCTCAAACTGCGCGTCGTCGATGGTGATGCTCTGGATCAGCGCCTGTCCGCCCGGCGCCAGCCGTGCTGCCACGGTGTCGAAATAGCCAGCCCAATACTGCTCACCCACGGCCTCGAACATTTCAATCGACACCACAGCGTCATAGGTGCCAGTGAGATCGCGGTAGTCGCGAAACTCCAGCTTCGCCAATTGATCGAGCCCGGCGCGGCGCAAGCGATCCTGCGCAAACTCAAGCTGCGCCTGCGACACCGTGATGCCGTGCACCTGAATGCCGCGAGCGGCGGCATATTCCGCAAAGCCGCCCCAGCCGCAACCAATCTCCAGCACGCGCTGGCCGGGCTTAAGGCCCAGCGTGTCGACGATGCGGCGGTATTTGTTGGTCTGCGCCGTCGCCAGCGGCTGCGCGTAGTCACCGACAAACAGCGCGGAGGAGTAGGTCCACGTGCTGTCGAGCCACAGTCGATAGAACTCGTTGCCGAGGTCGTAGTGCGCATGGATGTTGCGCTTGCTGCCAGCCTTCGAATTGCGGTTGAGCAAATGACGAATGCGATGCACGAGGCCAGCGATGCCGCTGGAATGCACCAACTTCGCCACCGCCTGTTCGTTATCAATCGCCAGCCGCAGCAGCGCAGTGAGATCGGCGGAATCGACCCAGCCTTCGCGCAGCGCCTCGGCGAAGCCAATGTCGCCGCCGCTCAGGATCTTGCCGCAGGCGCGCCAGTCGGCAATCGCCAGATGCGCGGCAACCGTGCCATCAACGCCCGCCTGTCCGAACGACAGGTGACGCCCGTCCGGCGTGTGCACCACCAGATGACCATGCCGCAAGTGCTCAAGCGCCCGCAGGAATGCCCGTGCCGCGAAGGGGATGCGCTGATTGTGGCGTGCATGTGCAATGCCGTGAGTGCCGCTATTCAGGCTTTCGGTGGTCGACATGGTCAGGCTCTTCCTTCTTTCGTCTCAACAATGGTGTTGCCGGTCCGCAGCGGTCCGGCGTAATCAGGTTTGTGGAACCAGGGCACGCGCTTCAGCCAGAGCTTGAGCGCCTGCCAGTGAATGCGCGCCACGACGCCGAACGTCATCAGCGGAAAGCGCCACAGTTGCGTGCGCAGTACCGCGCCATCCAACGCCACGGCATGGCCCGCGATCCGGGTAGCGATCAGCAGTTGTTCGCCGTCGTAGTAGTCCACGTCCACGCGACGCGCCGTGCGCCCTGCGGTGACGCGGAAGCGGTAGCGCCCGCGCACCTCGCAGAACGGCGACACATGCATTGCCTTGCGGCAGGTGAGCGCGGTATCGGTGCCGATGGCGCCACGGTCGTCGGCCGTGACCACATAAAAGTGGTGCTCTCCGAAAGTGTTGTTGACCTCGGCGATCAGCACACGCAGCGCGTCGTTCTCGTCACGACAGAACCAGAAACTCACCGGGTTGAACACGAAGCCGAACAGCCGTGGAAAGGTTTGCAGTTCAATACGTGAAGCGCCGGGTAACAGTTTCACGCCCGCCGCATCCACCTGCTCGCGCGCCCACGCTCCGAGGTCGCTGCCATCGCGGGCGCCGTAGTCGCGCGTTTGCAGCGTGAACGGGCGCAGGCACTGCCAGCGCGTTTGCGGATCAATGCGCAGCCAGCCGTTTGTCGCATCAGGCAGCTCCTGCAGGCGCTCCACATCCAGCCGCAGGCAGAACAACGGGTAGCTGAAGCGATGCCGCGCCGGGCGCGTGCGTTCGTGCACCACCGTCGCCGCGATCAGCTCGCCGGCGGGCCGCAGCGTTTCGCGCGGCGCCCCTATCATGGCCGTGCCCATCCCGGCAAATCGCCAAACTGCTGCGCCACGCGCAACGCCGAGAGCAGGCCATCTTCATGAAAGCCGTAGCGCGTCCAAGCGCCCGCCAGCCACACATGCCCTCGCCCCTGCACGCCGGGCAGCGCGTCCTGCGCGCGGATCGCCGCCGCATCAAAGATCGGGTGCTCATACACAAAGTGCTGGATGCGCTTGTCCGGCAACGGCAACACCCGCGGATTCAACGTCACCACCAGCGGCGTGGTGAACGGCAAGCGCTGCAAACGATTGAGCAGATAGCTCACGCAAACGCCGCCCTGCGCGTTGCCACCCGCCGCGCCGGCACCATCCTGATCAATGTAGTTCCACGCCGACCACACTTTGCGTCGCTTTGGCAGCAGCGCGGTGTCGGTATGCAAAAACGCATCGTTCGCCTGATAGCGGAAGGCCGCGAGCGTTTGCAGTAATTGATCGCCTTCGGTCATCGCGCTGCCATGCGCCGTACCAGCCTTCAGCAGTGCCAGAGATTCCGGCGCGTGCGCAGCCAGCACCACATCGTCAAAGTGCTCCATCTGCCCGCCGGCAACGATGTCCACGCCCGCCTCACGCGAAATCACCGCCTCCACCGCGGCGCCGTGCCGGCAATCCGGCACGGCGGCCAGGATGCGCTGCACGTAGCTGCGCGAACCATTCAGCACCGACCGCCACACCGGCCGGTTATTCACCTGCAGCAGGCAATGGTTCTGGCAAAAGCGCAAAAAGGTGGCCGCGGGATAATCGAGGATTTCGTCTGCCCGCGTCGACCAGATCGACGCCGCCATCGGCACCAGATACAAGTCCCGCAGCGGCTGCCCGTAGCCATGCGCATCGAGCAATTGGCCCAGCGTGCGCTCCGGCGTCTGCGCGCATTCAGCCAGATGCGCGTCGGCATTCCGGTTGAAGCGCAGCAGGTCGCGGATCATGCCGATGAAGCGCGGCGAGAACAGATTGCCCGGCTGCGCGAACACCGTGCCGAGATTGGTGCCGGCCCACTCCAGCCGCCCGCGGTCAGCGCTGACGCCAAAGGTCATCTCGGTCTCGTAGCTCTCCACGCCGAGCTCGCCGAACAGGCCAATCAGGTTCGGGTAGGTCTTGCCGTTGAAGACCAGAAAGCCGGTGTCCACCGGAGCGATGGCGCCATCGAGCGTCACGTCCACCGTGTTGGCATGCCCGCCAAAGCGCCCGTCACGCTCGTACAGCGTCACCCGGTGGCCCTGGCGTTGCAGCAGCCAGGCGGCGCCCAGCCCGGCCACCCCGGCGCCAACCACGGCAATGTGGCGGGAATGCCCGCTCGATGCGGGTTTGGCAGAGAAATTGTTGGTGTCTTGGGCCACAGGCAATAGAATAGTTACTAATCGGTAGCGTCGCTACTATACAGTAACTATTTTTACTTGTGGGTATTTTTTGAGCCTGCTCAAACGCATCAGCTTCAAGGATCAGGCGTTTCAACAGCGCGAGGACGCCATCCTCGACGCTGCCACGCGCATCCTGACCAATCGCGGTTTTGACCTGATGACGATGGACGAGGTTGCCACCGACGTGGGTGTCTCCAAGCCCAGCCTCTACAAGCACTTCAAGTCAAAAGAGGAGCTGGCCGGCGAATGCATGATCCGCCTGCTCGACGGCGCCAACGAAACGCTCGCCGCCCTGCCCGACGACCTGCCCGCGCTGGAGCGCATCCGCCGCCTGCTGGGCTGGGCGCTTGATCTGCGCCTGAAAGGTGGCCTGCC
This is a stretch of genomic DNA from Casimicrobium huifangae. It encodes these proteins:
- a CDS encoding SDR family NAD(P)-dependent oxidoreductase; this encodes MNRQFVAESPPATPVAGAVQTAQSTRWPWWRSPNRRRADWQGQRVWLIGASSGIGAALAAQLMARGASVALSARNVEALQRVADGASAGSNGRALVLPFDATQQGQWAGAHGKLNVAWGGVDVVVFCAGAYAPMRAWEIDDRQMSQIVDVNLRSVYHGLERVIPDLRAGGTGALVLVASVAGLMGLPNATVYGPTKAALINLAELLHSDLRGDGVDVYLVNPGFVQTPLTAKNEFPMPAIQTPEQAAQAIMRGLAAGRFSIHFPKRFTGWLYLLRHLPDRVRLAIVRGLMAARPAR
- a CDS encoding SAM-dependent methyltransferase yields the protein MSTTESLNSGTHGIAHARHNQRIPFAARAFLRALEHLRHGHLVVHTPDGRHLSFGQAGVDGTVAAHLAIADWRACGKILSGGDIGFAEALREGWVDSADLTALLRLAIDNEQAVAKLVHSSGIAGLVHRIRHLLNRNSKAGSKRNIHAHYDLGNEFYRLWLDSTWTYSSALFVGDYAQPLATAQTNKYRRIVDTLGLKPGQRVLEIGCGWGGFAEYAAARGIQVHGITVSQAQLEFAQDRLRRAGLDQLAKLEFRDYRDLTGTYDAVVSIEMFEAVGEQYWAGYFDTVAARLAPGGQALIQSITIDDAQFEHYRRGTDFIQQFIFPGGMLPSPTRFRSEADKAGLGTLESFAFGKDYAETLRRWRDAFEQQLGSVRALGFDEAFIRIWRLYLAYCEAGFDSGRTDVMHFHLRKAG
- a CDS encoding DUF1365 domain-containing protein; this encodes MGTAMIGAPRETLRPAGELIAATVVHERTRPARHRFSYPLFCLRLDVERLQELPDATNGWLRIDPQTRWQCLRPFTLQTRDYGARDGSDLGAWAREQVDAAGVKLLPGASRIELQTFPRLFGFVFNPVSFWFCRDENDALRVLIAEVNNTFGEHHFYVVTADDRGAIGTDTALTCRKAMHVSPFCEVRGRYRFRVTAGRTARRVDVDYYDGEQLLIATRIAGHAVALDGAVLRTQLWRFPLMTFGVVARIHWQALKLWLKRVPWFHKPDYAGPLRTGNTIVETKEGRA
- a CDS encoding NAD(P)/FAD-dependent oxidoreductase, which gives rise to MAQDTNNFSAKPASSGHSRHIAVVGAGVAGLGAAWLLQRQGHRVTLYERDGRFGGHANTVDVTLDGAIAPVDTGFLVFNGKTYPNLIGLFGELGVESYETEMTFGVSADRGRLEWAGTNLGTVFAQPGNLFSPRFIGMIRDLLRFNRNADAHLAECAQTPERTLGQLLDAHGYGQPLRDLYLVPMAASIWSTRADEILDYPAATFLRFCQNHCLLQVNNRPVWRSVLNGSRSYVQRILAAVPDCRHGAAVEAVISREAGVDIVAGGQMEHFDDVVLAAHAPESLALLKAGTAHGSAMTEGDQLLQTLAAFRYQANDAFLHTDTALLPKRRKVWSAWNYIDQDGAGAAGGNAQGGVCVSYLLNRLQRLPFTTPLVVTLNPRVLPLPDKRIQHFVYEHPIFDAAAIRAQDALPGVQGRGHVWLAGAWTRYGFHEDGLLSALRVAQQFGDLPGWARP
- a CDS encoding TetR/AcrR family transcriptional regulator codes for the protein MSLLKRISFKDQAFQQREDAILDAATRILTNRGFDLMTMDEVATDVGVSKPSLYKHFKSKEELAGECMIRLLDGANETLAALPDDLPALERIRRLLGWALDLRLKGGLPFLPATSPHVRDMLVKNLGYTMRALKLNNALVKLVRDAQKTGQMRKDLPEDVILYSFYARTCDPSVEFLRLYSKLSNAEIVEHTLSVYFGGVGAKP